In Fundulus heteroclitus isolate FHET01 chromosome 16, MU-UCD_Fhet_4.1, whole genome shotgun sequence, a single genomic region encodes these proteins:
- the LOC118566472 gene encoding putative short-chain dehydrogenase/reductase family 42E member 2, whose translation MSMDLYSPNMGENGASMCQMKQLPCHGVPLLRLQAGGHHAHSHSNLPHKPCLSDPSLVAASGTTPALRQRVSGATAGTCNSPSCAAWRHGQVGTAAWDGQKGKVLVTGGAGYFGFRLGKELASEGMTVILLDVNKPPWDIPEGAIFFQSDIRTYSSLHKVCEGVDCIFHTASYGMSGPEQLRKEQVESVNVGGTKNVIKVCIERGIPRLVYTSTINVVFAGKPIVDGDEASVPYLPGDLHIDHYSRTKAVAERMVLSANGSSVKGGGTLQTCVLRPCGIYGPEERRHLHRVMMNVERRLFSFRFGDPAAKMNWVHVDNLVLAHKLAAEALTKKKSCVASGQAYFINDGISVNLFEWLTPLFEKLGYSRPSINLPVSLVYTAAILVEYLHVILRPVIKVPLLFTRSEE comes from the exons ATGTCCATGGACCTGTACAGCCCCAACATGGGTGAGAATGGGGCCTCCATGTGCCAGATGAAGCAGCTACCCTGCCACGGCGTGCCGCTCCTTCGCCTGCAGGCTGGTGGGCACCACGCACACAGCCACTCAAACCTCCCTCACAAGCCGTGCTTGAGCGACCCATCGCTGGTGGCGGCCTCTGGGACAACCCCTGCCCTCCGGCAGAGGGTCAGCGGTGCCACGGCAGGAACCTGCAACAGCCCCAGCTGTGCAGCTTGGAGACATGGACAGGTGGGAACAGCAGCCTGGGACGGCCAGAAGGGGAAGGTGCTGGTGACAGGTGGAGCGGGATATTTTGGCTTCAGGCTGGGGAAGGAGCTGGCCAGCGAGGGGATGACCGTGATCCTCCTGGATGTGAACAAGCCTCCCTGGGACATTCCTGAGGGAGCGATCTTCTTCCAG AGCGACATTCGGACCTATTCCTCCCTCCATAAAGTGTGTGAAGGCGTGGACTGCATTTTCCACACAGCATCTTATGGCATGTCTGGGCCAGAGCAG CTCAGGAAGGAGCAGGTGGAGTCAGTCAACGTCGGAGGAACCAAGAATGTCATAAAGG TGTGTATAGAGAGAGGCATCCCCAGGCTGGTGTACACCAGCACCATCAACGTGGTGTTCGCTGGCAAACCGATCGTGGATGGAGACGAGGCTTCGGTGCCATATTTGCCTGGCGATTTG CACATTGACCACTACTCCAGAACTAAAGCGGTGGCGGAGCGGATGGTCCTCTCGGCCAACGGATCCTCCGTGAAAG GCGGAGGGACACTGCAGACCTGCGTCCTGCGTCCCTGTGGCATCTACGGACcagaggagaggagacatctcCACAGAGTGATG ATGAACGTGGAGCGGCGCCTGTTCAGCTTCAGGTTCGGAGACCCAGCAGCCAAGATGAATTGGGTCCATGTGGATAACCTGGTCCTGGCCCACAAGCTGGCAGCTGAGGCTCTCACAAAGAAGAAAAGCTGCGTCGCT agCGGGCAGGCATATTTCATCAATGATGGCATTTCTGTCAATCTCTTTGAGTGGCTGACACCTTTG TTTGAAAAACTGGGCTACAGCAGACCCTCAATAAATCTGCCGGTTTCACTCGTCTATACAGCAG CTATTCTGGTGGAGTATTTACACGTGATTCTGAGACCGGTGATCAAAGTGCCTCTTCTCTTTACCAGGAGTGAG GAGTAA